In Plasmodium chabaudi chabaudi strain AS genome assembly, chromosome: 9, the following proteins share a genomic window:
- a CDS encoding centrin-4, putative translates to MIVEGKIETEINEDIEKEIYECFSLFDTSKSGYIDIREFYFALRSLGLNFKKEQVKKLFLEIKNNIDDKLNFDEFFDIASKHINTRYNEEEIDNMFSLFDPNDTGKITLSSLKAACDDIGEPIEESELKRMIDYADKNNDKSIDKSEFKNLVLSIWKNALLSDLDSEYE, encoded by the exons ATGATAGTCGAAGGGAAAATAGAAACAGAAATTAACGAAGACATAgagaaagaaatatatgaatgctTCTCATTATTTGATACCAGTAAAAGTGGGTATATTGATATTAgagaattttattttgctttAAGATCTCTTggtttaaattttaaaaaagaacaagtaaaaaaattatttttagaaataaaaaataatattgatgataaactaaattttgatgaattttttgatatcGCATCAAAGCATATAAATACCAGATATAACGAAGAAGAAATAGATAACATGTTTTCACTCTTCGATCCCAATGATACCG GAAAAATTACTTTGAGCTCTCTAAAAGCAGCTTGCGATGACATAG GGGAACCCATTGAGGAGTCGGAACTAAAACGCATGATCGATTACGCtgacaaaaataatgataaatctATTGATAAAAgtgaatttaaaaatttggtTTTGTCTATTTGGAAAAATGCACTTTTAAGTGATTTGGATTCAGAATAtgaatga
- a CDS encoding translocon component PTEX88, putative — protein sequence MMLYLFALAVAYIASVGNCKYNIKHAGKLILTEQLNSISKLRVISEGDSIKLETEYLMNFPIYCIPHMAIDSNSKKNKKPIYYIKQEFQDSLNLYKNNINIMPITFNDKNYIAGMAANDGLVLMVVDIDIYKVDEERQRVSMLSINDVKYDKLFNNDDMFYTGIVSDVVENQFFLICAIKSKYFIAHIKYDENKGYITILSVIEKLNGKNLSVVNSVSVVEDRLYVVENAENIYQAVIDRSNMKNNANLKAKHIYSFANKNEKILGLSSKMTTNPMTNNLTDYIIINTKKISQDKPSSENCIYLASVNINNDKEIEIFNIIDMYSSDINPMYFSVYDIYLSMDSRKDPAEQKLWMKQLKNDKPKYFNIPNKNVNENKENGEDEKYMLDILWTNQFNCTINKGSVDLRNAKSVSNNDIKKLPMKKINNHLSTSPNAICSSTCSRENKVFDEICYYDAQNNFVSSLNTSENYSDGYTGHIIFDGLKNYIAFDYKSAKGAHLLSYPLDNMIYIYLKNGDVKINLPQPYGLSVDKYNSTDSELIVYIACNDDGKNYINKCVVDQKDKSYQCFNVYKKKKEDTELFQYISYITYTSNNEEHNYIYVTNNKKSIYKLEKNGKKWSFNEWLTLEKPNHRVGPVVALLNYFYVHKNTLSMMKTKFPQNEIIQKLATSNEEDLHITDDEYIFLQNSHTVVFAANLDSYGKETGSQINFYAKLFDENYHQSFEVDSIVTSIENASTMSYYLHE from the coding sequence ATGATGCTATATTTGTTTGCGTTGGCAGTGGCTTACATTGCCAGTGTTGgaaattgtaaatataatataaagcaTGCTGggaaattaatattaacagAGCAACTAAACAGTATATCGAAACTTCGTGTAATAAGTGAAGGAGACTCAATCAAATTAGAAACAGAGTACTTAATGAATTTTCCAATATATTGTATACCTCATATGGCAATTGATAgtaatagtaaaaaaaataaaaaaccgATATACTATATAAAACAAGAATTTCAAGATTCtttgaatttatataaaaataatataaatattatgccCATAAcatttaatgataaaaattatatagcTGGTATGGCAGCTAATGATGGATTAGTCTTAATGGTCGTTGATATTGATATATACAAAGTTGATGAAGAAAGACAAAGAGTTTCAATGCTTAGCATCAATGATGTAAAGTATGATAAactatttaataatgatgacATGTTTTATACAGGAATAGTATCCGATGTTGTTGAaaatcaattttttttgatatgtgcaataaaaagtaaatatttcattgctcatataaaatatgatgaaaataaaggaTATATCACCATATTAAGTGTTATTGAAAAgttaaatggaaaaaatttatCTGTTGTTAATTCAGTCAGTGTTGTAGAGGACAGATTATATGTCGTTGAGAATgcagaaaatatttatcaagCTGTAATTGATAGAAgcaatatgaaaaataacgCTAATTTAAAAGCTAAACACATATATTCCTTTGCAAATaagaatgaaaaaatattaggGTTAAGTTCTAAAATGACCACAAATCCAATGACAAACAATCTTActgattatataattattaatacaaaaaaaatctcCCAAGATAAACCCTCTTCtgaaaattgtatatactTAGCAagtgtaaatataaataatgataaagaaattgaaatttttaatattatagatATGTACAGTTCAGATATTAATCCTATGTACTTCAGTgtttatgatatatatttatctatGGATAGCCGTAAAGATCCAGCAGaacaaaaattatggatgaaacaattaaaaaatgataaacctaaatattttaatattcctAATAAGAAtgttaatgaaaataaagaaaatggtgaagatgaaaaatatatgttagATATATTATGGACAAATCAATTTAATTGTACAATCAATAAAGGAAGTGTAGATCTTCGAAATGCTAAATCGGtttcaaataatgatattaaaaaattgccaatgaaaaaaataaataatcatttatCAACATCCCCTAATGCAATATGTTCAAGTACTTGCTCAAGAGAAAATAAAGTTTTTGATGAAATTTGTTACTATGATGcccaaaataattttgttagtAGTTTAAACACATCAGAAAATTATAGTGATGGTTATACTGGTCATATTATATTCGATGGATTAAAGAATTATATTGCATTTGATTATAAATCTGCAAAAGGCGcacatttattatcataCCCATTAgataatatgatatatatatatttaaaaaatggagatgtaaaaattaatttaccACAGCCATATGGATTATCAgtagataaatataatagcaCAGACAGTGAActaattgtatatatagcatGTAATGATgatggaaaaaattatattaataaatgtgtTGTAGATCAAAAAGATAAATCATATCAATGTTttaatgtttataaaaagaaaaaagaggATACTGAACtatttcaatatatttcctATATTACCTACACAAGTAATAATGAAgaacataattatatttatgttacgaataataaaaaatctaTATATAAGTTAGAGAAAAATGGAAAGAAATGGTCCTTCAATGAATGGCTAACATTAGAAAAACCAAATCACCGTGTAGGTCCAGTTGTTGCATTAttaaactatttttatgtacataaaaatacattaagcatgatgaaaacaaaattcccacaaaatgaaataatacaaaaactAGCTACATCAAACGAAGAAGATTTACATATAACAGatgatgaatatatatttttacaaaattctCATACAGTTGTTTTTGCTGCTAATTTAGATTCATATGGAAAAGAAACAGGATctcaaattaatttttatgcgaaattatttgatgaaaattatCATCAATCTTTTGAAGTAGATAGTATAGTTACAAGTATTGAAAACGCATCAACAATGAGCTACTACTTGCACGAATAA